In Flavobacterium lacustre, a genomic segment contains:
- a CDS encoding SIR2 family NAD-dependent protein deacylase, giving the protein MKKKLVVLTGAGISAESGIKTFRDSDGLWEGHNVMDVATPEGWRKNPVLVLDFYNQRRQQLKEVQPNLAHQILAELENDFDVFIITQNVDDLHERAGSTSVLHLHGELLKVRSSINPNYILDWREDLNLGDTDKNNNQLRPHIVWFGEAVPALEEAVAITQNADYFAVIGTSLQVYPAAGLLDFTAPQIPVFYIDPKPIKIPNLRNPLDIIPEVASEGMKILKKKLLPFI; this is encoded by the coding sequence ATGAAAAAGAAACTGGTCGTTTTGACGGGAGCAGGAATCAGCGCCGAAAGTGGCATCAAAACCTTTCGTGACAGCGACGGACTTTGGGAAGGTCATAACGTTATGGATGTAGCAACTCCTGAAGGTTGGAGGAAAAATCCGGTGTTGGTTTTAGACTTTTATAACCAAAGAAGACAGCAACTCAAAGAAGTACAACCGAATCTTGCCCATCAGATTTTAGCCGAATTAGAAAACGATTTTGACGTCTTTATCATCACCCAAAATGTTGATGATTTACACGAACGTGCCGGAAGTACAAGCGTTTTGCATTTGCATGGCGAATTATTAAAAGTAAGAAGCAGCATCAATCCAAATTACATTCTGGATTGGCGTGAGGATTTAAATTTGGGTGACACCGACAAGAATAACAATCAACTCAGACCACATATTGTTTGGTTTGGCGAAGCAGTTCCTGCGCTGGAAGAAGCTGTTGCAATTACTCAAAACGCTGATTATTTTGCCGTTATTGGCACATCATTACAAGTTTATCCGGCTGCAGGATTACTTGATTTTACAGCACCCCAAATTCCTGTTTTTTATATTGATCCAAAACCAATTAAAATTCCAAATCTCAGAAACCCATTGGATATTATCCCGGAAGTGGCTTCTGAAGGAATGAAAATACTAAAAAAGAAGCTTCTCCCTTTTATTTAA
- a CDS encoding alkaline phosphatase — protein MNRRKFFKNGSLFAIGASLINPFEGNAQEVDFDTLKKNKKAKNIIVIVSDGMSIGTLNMTDIYLNRKTGKGSNWLQLYKDNKVSRALMDMASASSIVTDSAAASSSWGSGFRVKNGSLNVGVNGEEYLPIWQKFKKAGKMAGCVTTVPITHATPAGFCISSESRNSQNSIAEMYLDLKFDIMMGGGNNYFSPESRKDKRNMYQEFAEKGFTVVKNRAEMLASDNSKPILGVFYNDGLPYSKDRENSKELTDAIPTLAEMTERAIDKMKNHPNGFVLQIEAGKVDWAAHGNDIAGLIYDQVGHDEAIKVAMDFAEKDKNTLVIITTDHGNANPGIIYGKDANDNFDSIQNYKHTNEWILNGMGQETSINQVIERIEYANKIVLKEDEAKEILNYYSNIKLEDGLYNPKHLPFKKLSDIQKKRNSVSWISMDHSADYSETAMFGPGSHLLKPFLKNTDLHYLMLEAAEVENNF, from the coding sequence GTAGATTTTGATACTTTAAAAAAAAATAAGAAAGCTAAAAATATCATTGTAATTGTTAGTGACGGTATGAGTATTGGTACGCTGAACATGACTGATATTTATTTAAACAGAAAAACGGGAAAAGGAAGTAATTGGCTTCAATTGTACAAAGACAATAAAGTAAGTCGTGCCTTGATGGATATGGCTTCGGCATCATCAATCGTAACGGATTCGGCAGCGGCAAGTTCCTCTTGGGGAAGTGGTTTTCGTGTAAAAAATGGTTCATTGAATGTAGGTGTAAATGGAGAAGAATATCTTCCTATCTGGCAGAAATTTAAAAAGGCAGGAAAAATGGCGGGTTGTGTAACCACAGTTCCCATTACTCATGCCACACCAGCCGGTTTTTGTATTTCCTCTGAAAGCCGTAACAGCCAAAACAGTATTGCCGAAATGTATCTGGATCTAAAATTCGATATCATGATGGGTGGTGGTAATAATTATTTCTCCCCCGAAAGCCGTAAAGACAAACGCAATATGTACCAAGAATTTGCTGAAAAAGGTTTTACTGTTGTAAAAAATAGAGCCGAAATGCTTGCAAGCGATAACAGCAAACCAATTCTTGGTGTTTTCTACAACGACGGACTTCCGTATTCTAAAGACAGAGAAAACAGCAAAGAATTAACTGATGCAATTCCTACATTAGCAGAAATGACAGAACGCGCCATTGATAAAATGAAAAATCATCCCAATGGTTTTGTACTTCAGATTGAGGCCGGAAAAGTAGATTGGGCTGCTCATGGAAATGACATTGCAGGTCTTATATACGATCAGGTGGGACACGACGAAGCCATAAAAGTAGCTATGGATTTTGCCGAAAAAGACAAAAATACATTAGTCATCATCACCACAGATCACGGAAATGCGAATCCCGGAATTATCTACGGAAAAGACGCTAACGATAATTTTGACAGCATTCAAAACTACAAACATACCAATGAATGGATTTTGAACGGAATGGGTCAAGAAACCTCTATTAATCAAGTGATAGAAAGAATTGAATATGCTAATAAAATAGTTTTGAAAGAAGATGAAGCCAAAGAAATTTTAAATTATTATTCGAATATTAAGTTGGAAGACGGTTTGTATAATCCCAAACATTTACCATTCAAGAAACTATCCGATATTCAAAAGAAACGCAATTCTGTGAGTTGGATAAGTATGGATCATTCGGCTGATTACAGTGAAACCGCCATGTTTGGACCTGGAAGTCATTTATTAAAACCATTCTTAAAAAACACCGATTTGCATTATTTAATGTTAGAAGCAGCTGAAGTAGAAAATAATTTTTAG
- the pafA gene encoding alkaline phosphatase PafA codes for MKKIILFLALSIFINSQAQQRPKLVVGIVVDQMKMEYLYRFSDDFSANGFKRIMNNGYTFHNMHYNYVPTYTAPGHASIYTGTTPSTHGIVGNDWFNKAIGKDMYCTDDAAVKILGDGTEKEGAMSPKNLLSTTITDELRMATNFKGKVIGLSIKDRGAILPAGHFANWAFWYSKTGSFISSTFYGSTLPNWVTEFNQEKRYMNYINKGWNLLKPIATYNESLPDDNPYEGKIDKTTGPVFPYDLNKIYKEKGADVLRTTPFGNDLLADLAMKAIEKEDLGKDDITDFLTVSFSSTDYVGHTFGPRSMELQDTYLRLDQTLATFLAYLDKTVGKDNYLLFLTADHAGAENSNYLKDNKYNVKNVPTKDIVDALKKYSTDTFGADLILDYSNFNLFFNKETIKLKGLELTKVKQSFKDFLMTQEQVKRVYTEEDILASSGDDYFLSCIAKGYDPKQNGDIVILDKTGFMEYQATGTTHGSPNSYDTHVPLLFYGWQIPKGELHAKKYITQIAPTLSQLLKIPFPNGTESEVLETLLEKK; via the coding sequence ATGAAAAAAATAATTTTGTTTTTGGCTTTAAGTATTTTTATTAATAGTCAAGCGCAGCAACGCCCTAAATTGGTTGTTGGAATTGTAGTCGATCAAATGAAAATGGAGTATTTATATCGTTTTTCGGATGATTTCTCTGCCAATGGTTTCAAAAGAATCATGAATAATGGATATACTTTTCATAACATGCATTATAATTATGTACCGACATATACAGCACCGGGACATGCTTCAATTTATACAGGAACAACGCCTTCTACACATGGAATTGTGGGAAATGATTGGTTCAATAAAGCGATAGGAAAAGACATGTATTGCACGGATGATGCCGCTGTAAAAATCTTGGGTGACGGAACTGAAAAAGAGGGTGCGATGTCTCCTAAAAATTTATTGAGTACTACAATTACTGATGAATTGCGCATGGCGACAAATTTTAAAGGAAAAGTAATCGGTTTAAGTATTAAAGATCGTGGTGCAATTTTGCCTGCTGGTCATTTTGCGAATTGGGCTTTTTGGTACAGTAAAACAGGATCTTTTATTTCCAGTACTTTTTATGGTTCAACATTGCCGAATTGGGTTACGGAATTCAATCAGGAAAAGCGCTATATGAATTACATCAATAAAGGATGGAATTTGTTGAAACCTATTGCCACTTATAACGAAAGTCTTCCTGATGACAATCCTTACGAAGGGAAAATAGATAAAACAACAGGTCCGGTTTTCCCGTACGATTTGAACAAAATTTATAAAGAAAAAGGTGCAGATGTTTTGCGCACGACTCCTTTTGGTAATGATTTATTGGCTGATTTAGCCATGAAAGCCATTGAAAAAGAAGATTTGGGAAAAGATGATATTACCGATTTTTTGACGGTTAGTTTCTCTTCAACGGATTATGTTGGACATACTTTTGGTCCTCGTTCTATGGAATTACAAGATACGTATTTGCGTTTAGACCAAACATTGGCTACTTTTTTAGCCTATTTGGATAAAACGGTTGGCAAAGATAATTACTTACTTTTCTTGACTGCGGATCATGCTGGTGCTGAGAATTCAAATTACCTGAAAGACAATAAATACAATGTCAAAAATGTTCCGACAAAAGATATTGTTGATGCGTTGAAAAAATATTCAACAGATACGTTTGGTGCCGATTTAATTTTGGATTACTCTAATTTTAATCTTTTTTTTAATAAAGAAACTATAAAATTGAAAGGGCTGGAATTGACTAAAGTAAAACAAAGTTTTAAAGATTTTTTGATGACACAAGAGCAAGTTAAAAGAGTCTATACTGAGGAAGATATTTTGGCTTCGTCCGGGGATGATTATTTTTTGAGTTGTATTGCCAAAGGTTATGATCCAAAGCAAAATGGGGATATTGTTATTTTAGACAAGACCGGTTTCATGGAATATCAAGCGACAGGAACGACACACGGATCTCCGAATAGTTATGATACACATGTGCCATTGCTTTTTTATGGATGGCAGATTCCAAAAGGGGAGTTGCATGCTAAAAAATACATTACGCAAATTGCACCGACACTTTCACAATTATTGAAAATTCCATTTCCAAACGGAACAGAATCCGAAGTATTGGAAACACTTTTAGAAAAAAAATAA
- a CDS encoding TrmH family RNA methyltransferase: MIDIDYLNFLENILTDNRKEKFLKVLQNRTNHFTIAVEDIFQMHNTSAVMRSCEVFGIQELNVIEQRYGKSIDKEIAMGAQKWVDINTFDSITNCVETLKNKGYQIIATTPHENDCLLEDFDISKPSALFFGTERDGLSEEILQKADGFLKIPMVGFTESLNISVSAAIIIQNLTNRLRNSTIDWHLSEEEILEKRLAWARNSIKDIKRIEARYFEENQK, encoded by the coding sequence ATGATTGACATTGATTACCTTAATTTTCTCGAAAATATCCTTACCGACAACCGAAAAGAAAAGTTTTTGAAAGTATTGCAAAACAGAACCAATCATTTTACGATTGCTGTTGAAGATATTTTTCAGATGCATAATACCAGTGCGGTGATGCGCAGTTGTGAAGTTTTTGGAATTCAGGAATTGAACGTAATCGAGCAACGTTACGGGAAAAGTATCGATAAGGAAATTGCAATGGGCGCCCAAAAATGGGTTGATATTAACACTTTTGACAGTATTACGAATTGTGTTGAAACCTTAAAGAATAAAGGTTACCAAATTATTGCCACAACGCCACACGAAAACGACTGTCTCTTAGAAGATTTTGATATTTCAAAACCCAGCGCTTTATTTTTTGGTACAGAACGGGACGGATTATCCGAAGAAATTCTTCAAAAAGCAGATGGTTTTCTTAAAATCCCGATGGTTGGTTTTACAGAAAGTTTGAACATTTCGGTTTCGGCCGCTATCATTATTCAAAACCTGACGAATCGATTGCGCAATTCAACTATCGATTGGCATCTTTCTGAAGAAGAAATTTTAGAAAAACGTTTGGCTTGGGCGAGAAATTCCATAAAAGACATCAAAAGAATTGAAGCCCGATATTTTGAAGAAAATCAGAAATAG